The following DNA comes from Desulfovibrio sp..
AAACAAGCAGAATACCCACATGATTTTATCACCTTCGCTGCTTTCCGCCGATTTTTCGCGTCTGGCCGAAGAGCTGAACGCTCTTGAAGCCGCCGGAATCTCCTGGCTGCACCTTGACGTGATGGACGGCGCCTATGTGCCCAACATTACCTTTGGTCCCCCGCTGATCAAGGCCCTCAGGCCTGGCAGCGGGCTTTTTTTTGACGTACACCTCATGGTGCAGGACCCGTCCCGCTATATCCGCGATTTCAGAGACGCGGGGGCCGACATGCTGGTCATCCATGCCGAGGCCGACCGCCACCCGCAGCGCACCCTTTCGGCCATACGCGACATGGGCTGCAAGGCGGGCGTGGCCCTGAATCCCGGCACGGATCTCGGCGCCATACGCTGGCTCGTCGATGATATGGACATGCTGCTCATCATGAGCGTCAACCCCGGTTTTTCCGGTCAGGCGTTCATTCCGGCCACCTTTGACAAAATCCGCTCTGCCCGCCGTCTGCTGGACGCCTGTGGCCGCGAGGACGTGCTCATTCAGGTGGACGGCGGCGTATGCCCCGAAAACACGGCCCAGCTGGTGGAAGCCGGGGCCGACGTCCTTGTGTCCGGTTCGGCCTTTTTCGGGCACAAACCCTACGACGCGCGTCTGGCTGCCTTTATGGCTCCCCTGGCCGGGCACGAACCACGCCCCGCCGTGCGGGCTGCCGCACAGCGTCAGCCTGCAGCCGATACCCATCCCAAGCAAAAATAGAGGAATGAACATGCCTACCCGTAGACAGTGCGCCAACGCCATCCGCGCCCTTGCCATGGACGCCATTGAAAAAGCCCGCTCCGGCCATCCCGGCGCACCCCTCGGCATGGCCGATATGGCCGAGGCCCTCTGGCGGCACGGATTCAGGCACAATCCCGCCAATCCCCTGTGGTTCAACCGCGATCGCTTTATCCTGTCCAACGGGCATGCCTCCATGCTGCTGTACGCCCTGCTGCACCTCACGGGCTATGATCTGCCCATGGACGAAATTCGCAATTTCCGCCAGTGGGGGGCCAAAACCGCCGGACACCCCGAATACGAGCCGCACATGGGCATTGAAATGACCACTGGCCCCCTGGGTCAGGGCATTGCCTCCGCCGTGGGCTTCGCCCTGGCAGAAAGCATGCTGGCCGCCCAGTTCAATACGCCCGAGCATACGGTGGTGGATCACCACACCTACGCCTTTTTGGGCGACGGCTGCCTTATGGAAGGCGTGTCGCACGAGGCCTGCTCCCTGGCTGGCACCTGGGGCCTCGGCAAGCTCATTGTCATGTACGATGCCAACGGCATCTCCATTGACGGCAAGATCGACGGATGGTTCAACGAGGATGTGGCCGCCCGCTACCGCGCCTACAACTGGCAGGTCATCGGCCCCGTGGACGGCCACGACGCTGCCGCTCTGGACAAGGCCCTGGCCGAGGCCAAATCCGACACGTCCCGCCCCAGCCTGATCATCTGCCATACCCACATAGGCTTTGGCTCGCCCAAGGCCGATTCTGCCTCCTGCCACGGCTCCCCTCTGGGTGAAGACGGCATTGCCGCCACGCGCGATGCCCTTGGCTGGCACGAAGCCCCCTTTACCATCCCGCAGGACATCTACACGGCCTGGAGCGCCCGCGACGCTGGCAAAGCCGCCGAAGCCGCCTGGAACGCGCGCTTTGACGCCTATGCCAAGGCCCATCCCCAACTGGCCGCCGAACTGACCCGTCGCATGCAGGGCAAGCTGCCCGCCGACTGGGCCGCCATAGCCGCCGGTGCCCTGCAGGACGCCATCAGCAAGGGCGAAAGCATCGCCACCCGCGTTGCCTCCAAAAAAACGCTTGAGTACCTTGTGCCGCGTCTGCCCGAACTGGCGGGCGGCTCCGCTGACCTCACCGGCTCTGTGGGCACGTATACGTCTTCCTCCGTGCATATGGACGTGAAGGAGCACACGGGCAACTACATTTCCTACGGCGTGCGCGAATTCGGCATGAGCGCCATCATGAACGGCCTTGCCCTGCACGGCGGCTTCATCCCCTACGCCGGAACATTCCTGGCCTTTGCCGATCAGGCCAAGAACGCCCTGCGTCTTGCGTCCATCATGGGCATCCGTGTAATCTGGGTGCTGACCCACGACTCCATCGGCGTGGGCGAAGACGGCCCCACACACCAGCCCGTGGAACAGCTTGGCATGCTGCGGCTTATGCCCAATTTCAACCTCTGGCGGCCCTGCGACGCGGTG
Coding sequences within:
- the rpe gene encoding ribulose-phosphate 3-epimerase, with amino-acid sequence MILSPSLLSADFSRLAEELNALEAAGISWLHLDVMDGAYVPNITFGPPLIKALRPGSGLFFDVHLMVQDPSRYIRDFRDAGADMLVIHAEADRHPQRTLSAIRDMGCKAGVALNPGTDLGAIRWLVDDMDMLLIMSVNPGFSGQAFIPATFDKIRSARRLLDACGREDVLIQVDGGVCPENTAQLVEAGADVLVSGSAFFGHKPYDARLAAFMAPLAGHEPRPAVRAAAQRQPAADTHPKQK
- the tkt gene encoding transketolase; its protein translation is MPTRRQCANAIRALAMDAIEKARSGHPGAPLGMADMAEALWRHGFRHNPANPLWFNRDRFILSNGHASMLLYALLHLTGYDLPMDEIRNFRQWGAKTAGHPEYEPHMGIEMTTGPLGQGIASAVGFALAESMLAAQFNTPEHTVVDHHTYAFLGDGCLMEGVSHEACSLAGTWGLGKLIVMYDANGISIDGKIDGWFNEDVAARYRAYNWQVIGPVDGHDAAALDKALAEAKSDTSRPSLIICHTHIGFGSPKADSASCHGSPLGEDGIAATRDALGWHEAPFTIPQDIYTAWSARDAGKAAEAAWNARFDAYAKAHPQLAAELTRRMQGKLPADWAAIAAGALQDAISKGESIATRVASKKTLEYLVPRLPELAGGSADLTGSVGTYTSSSVHMDVKEHTGNYISYGVREFGMSAIMNGLALHGGFIPYAGTFLAFADQAKNALRLASIMGIRVIWVLTHDSIGVGEDGPTHQPVEQLGMLRLMPNFNLWRPCDAVETAAAWICALESVHTPSGLSLSRQNLPFCPRSEAQVAAIARGGYVLRDCQGTPEIIIMATGSEVGLALETAEQLAADGRKARVVSMPCAEVFDAQSAEYKESVLPRAVRARLAIEAAASDWWGKYVGLDGAVIGMEGFGASAPGKVVFERLGFTVTNALEKARALMGRI